In Nitratiruptor sp. YY09-18, a single window of DNA contains:
- a CDS encoding menaquinone biosynthesis decarboxylase — translation MDVIDFLKQHSNLKIIEDELDVNLEIPHIAYIEVKKEDSRPILFTNPVDRKLDKKYDFPVLMNIFANFELTTKILGKHPDKIAKEIEELLHLKPPSTWKEKLDLLSTLFRMKNVFPKRLDQKGDCQEIEIDSLHELPILKTWPEDGGKFITTGQVYTKDLHSNVQNVGMYRLQVYDDMRLGMHWQIHKDGAHFFHEYKKAGKKMPVTIAIGGDPLYIWCGQAPMPPKVFELLLYGFIRNQNPELIKSLTNDIWIPKDVDFVIEGYVDPNNFEIEGPFGDHTGYYTLPEPFPVMEVTKITAKKNPVFTATVVGKPPLEDKYMGWGTERIFLPLLKTTASDLIDYHMPENGVFHNLILAKMDVRYPAHAKQFMHAFWGVGQMSFVKHAIFMDKDAPDLTDYEAVTHHICNRLSPKNILISEGVVDHLDHSSPRQFEGGKLGIDATGEEVKEGVEELLSDEELLEKLQSIDGNFLDVKQYMTNTKNPLVVAAYKKEKSLQTLFEKFGALQKHCKVLIVVNDCDDLDNPYMLVWRVVNNIDAQRDVVLEPFIMVDGTNKDPKIDTFDREWPPDVVCDKEVIKSLRERGILDIDEAFIKKYGIV, via the coding sequence ATGGATGTAATCGATTTTCTCAAGCAGCATAGCAATCTCAAAATTATTGAAGATGAACTCGATGTCAATCTCGAAATTCCTCATATCGCCTATATAGAAGTGAAAAAAGAAGATTCAAGACCGATTCTTTTTACAAATCCTGTAGATCGAAAACTGGACAAAAAATATGATTTTCCGGTATTGATGAATATTTTTGCTAATTTTGAGCTTACTACAAAAATTCTTGGAAAGCACCCTGATAAAATTGCCAAAGAGATAGAAGAGCTTTTACACCTTAAACCTCCCTCAACATGGAAAGAAAAACTGGATCTTCTCTCAACTCTTTTTAGAATGAAAAATGTTTTTCCAAAAAGGCTTGATCAAAAGGGGGATTGCCAAGAAATTGAAATCGATTCACTCCATGAACTACCGATTTTAAAAACATGGCCTGAAGATGGTGGAAAATTTATAACTACTGGCCAAGTTTATACCAAAGATTTGCACTCAAATGTGCAAAATGTAGGGATGTATCGACTGCAAGTCTATGATGACATGCGCCTTGGAATGCATTGGCAAATTCATAAAGATGGTGCACATTTTTTCCATGAGTATAAAAAGGCTGGTAAGAAGATGCCAGTGACTATAGCAATTGGTGGAGATCCTCTCTATATATGGTGTGGACAAGCACCGATGCCTCCAAAGGTTTTTGAACTATTACTTTATGGTTTCATTCGCAATCAAAATCCTGAGCTTATAAAATCTTTAACAAATGATATATGGATTCCAAAAGATGTAGATTTCGTAATTGAAGGATATGTAGATCCAAATAATTTTGAGATTGAAGGCCCCTTTGGAGACCATACAGGTTACTATACATTGCCTGAACCATTTCCGGTTATGGAAGTAACAAAAATTACAGCCAAGAAAAATCCAGTCTTTACTGCAACCGTCGTTGGAAAACCGCCTTTGGAAGATAAATATATGGGATGGGGAACAGAGCGGATTTTTCTACCGCTTCTCAAAACCACTGCTAGCGACTTAATAGATTATCATATGCCAGAAAATGGGGTATTTCACAATCTCATCTTAGCAAAAATGGATGTACGTTATCCAGCCCATGCGAAGCAGTTTATGCACGCTTTTTGGGGAGTGGGGCAGATGAGTTTTGTAAAACACGCAATTTTTATGGATAAAGATGCTCCAGATTTGACAGACTATGAAGCAGTTACCCACCATATCTGCAATCGTCTTTCACCAAAAAATATTTTAATCAGTGAAGGGGTAGTGGATCATCTTGATCACTCCAGCCCAAGACAGTTTGAGGGTGGAAAACTTGGGATTGATGCAACTGGTGAAGAGGTAAAAGAGGGAGTGGAAGAGCTTTTAAGCGATGAAGAACTTCTTGAGAAATTGCAAAGCATTGATGGCAACTTCTTGGATGTAAAACAGTATATGACAAATACCAAAAATCCTCTTGTCGTTGCGGCGTATAAAAAAGAAAAAAGTCTTCAAACTCTTTTTGAAAAATTTGGTGCTTTGCAAAAGCATTGTAAAGTATTGATTGTTGTAAATGATTGTGATGATCTTGATAACCCTTATATGCTTGTGTGGCGAGTTGTGAATAATATCGACGCACAAAGAGATGTGGTTTTGGAACCGTTTATCATGGTTGATGGGACAAATAAAGATCCTAAGATCGATACGTTTGACAGAGAATGGCCTCCTGATGTTGTGTGTGACAAAGAGGTTATTAAGAGTTTAAGAGAAAGAGGGATTTTGGATATAGATGAAGCATTCATTAAAAAATATGGAATTGTATAA